A region from the Sandaracinus amylolyticus genome encodes:
- a CDS encoding DODA-type extradiol aromatic ring-opening family dioxygenase, with amino-acid sequence MTSGSGARMPVAYIPHGGGPWPFVELGFGDPAEWAQLATYLRGLADIAPQRPRALLVVSAHWEERIPTVTTSARPPMLYDYYGFPPESYEITWPAPGDPQLAARVRALLSAAGIDSGEDAHRGFDHGTFVPLKLTFPDADVPTVQLSMRRDLDPASHLAIGRALRPLRDEGVLIVGSGMSFHNMRGFGSPAARAPSAAFDAWMRETVTLDPAARDARLTAWDRAPSARVCHPREEHLLPLMVIAGAAGDDRGTVPYSSMLMGSQVSAVHFG; translated from the coding sequence ATGACGAGCGGCAGCGGCGCGCGGATGCCGGTGGCGTACATCCCCCACGGCGGCGGTCCCTGGCCCTTCGTCGAGCTCGGGTTCGGCGATCCCGCGGAGTGGGCGCAGCTCGCGACGTACCTGCGCGGGCTCGCGGACATCGCCCCCCAGCGGCCGCGCGCGCTGCTCGTCGTCTCCGCGCACTGGGAAGAGCGCATCCCCACGGTGACGACGTCGGCGCGCCCGCCGATGCTCTACGACTACTACGGGTTCCCGCCCGAGTCGTACGAGATCACCTGGCCCGCGCCCGGCGATCCCCAGCTCGCCGCGCGGGTGCGCGCGCTCCTCTCGGCGGCGGGCATCGACTCCGGCGAAGATGCGCACCGCGGCTTCGACCACGGCACGTTCGTGCCGCTCAAGCTCACGTTCCCCGACGCCGACGTCCCGACCGTGCAGCTCTCGATGCGGCGCGACCTCGATCCCGCATCGCACCTCGCGATCGGGCGCGCGCTGCGCCCGCTGCGCGACGAGGGCGTGCTGATCGTCGGCAGCGGGATGAGCTTCCACAACATGCGCGGGTTCGGCTCGCCCGCCGCGCGCGCGCCCTCGGCCGCGTTCGACGCGTGGATGCGCGAGACGGTCACGCTCGACCCCGCGGCGCGCGACGCGCGGCTCACCGCGTGGGATCGCGCGCCGTCGGCGCGGGTCTGCCATCCGCGCGAGGAGCACCTGCTGCCGCTCATGGTGATCGCGGGCGCGGCGGGCGACGATCGCGGAACCGTTCCGTATTCGTCCATGCTCATGGGCAGCCAGGTCTCCGCCGTCCACTTCGGCTGA
- a CDS encoding PEGA domain-containing protein, with the protein MPIAPRSSFPLAVALLLALAAPLPSGARAQDAEPSREARAEARERFERALELYDEGLLDQALVEFRRAYEVAPAPQVLFNLGQVYASLGRAVESVDAFEQYLREMPSLAPDRRAAVEAELRRQRARIAFLEITATPADAIVWIDGIEVGPASSVAAPGSTMRVTAGTVLVELRAPGHEAFREIVRIAGGLTARVEATLERTAILRGRIRVTSRTAGQRVTIDGRDVGTTPLPDSIEVDPGRHTIVAARDGYAAIQRTVDVATAEQEDVDLTMSVRQIDPTVAARVRLRTPMTPSRITVDGEEVEVADELLLPAGRHVIELHVADRRVVRETLDLRAGTYQTLTPELAWADLEQRLQRQRVAERNAWIVALSGGGLLLASAVITGALLGSRAEYIEQTEGCESSCGISDYATWHQREGGWWAVVGVGGVAGAVVSLVGGGLLLGAGNQRQVMESATMRASLGVGSVQIEGTF; encoded by the coding sequence GTGCCCATCGCCCCTCGGAGCTCTTTCCCACTCGCCGTCGCGCTGCTGCTCGCGCTCGCCGCGCCGCTCCCGAGCGGGGCGCGCGCGCAGGACGCGGAGCCATCGCGCGAGGCCCGGGCGGAGGCGCGCGAGCGCTTCGAGCGCGCGCTGGAGCTCTACGACGAGGGCCTGCTCGACCAGGCGCTCGTGGAGTTCCGCCGCGCGTACGAGGTCGCGCCCGCGCCGCAGGTGCTGTTCAACCTCGGGCAGGTCTACGCGTCGCTCGGTCGCGCGGTGGAGTCGGTCGACGCGTTCGAGCAGTACCTGCGCGAGATGCCGAGCCTCGCGCCCGATCGCCGCGCCGCGGTCGAGGCCGAGCTGCGGCGCCAGCGCGCGCGCATCGCGTTCCTCGAGATCACGGCGACGCCCGCCGACGCGATCGTGTGGATCGACGGCATCGAGGTCGGTCCGGCGTCGTCGGTCGCGGCGCCCGGCAGCACGATGCGGGTCACCGCGGGCACCGTGCTCGTCGAGCTGCGCGCGCCGGGCCACGAGGCGTTCCGCGAGATCGTGCGCATCGCCGGTGGGCTCACCGCGCGCGTGGAGGCGACCCTCGAGCGCACCGCGATCCTCCGCGGGCGCATCCGCGTCACCTCGCGCACCGCCGGGCAGCGCGTGACCATCGATGGTCGCGACGTGGGCACGACCCCGCTGCCCGACTCGATCGAGGTCGATCCCGGGCGCCACACGATCGTCGCGGCGCGCGATGGCTACGCCGCGATCCAGCGCACCGTCGACGTCGCGACCGCAGAGCAGGAGGACGTCGATCTCACGATGAGCGTGCGGCAGATCGATCCCACCGTCGCGGCGCGCGTCCGGCTGCGCACGCCGATGACGCCGTCGCGCATCACCGTCGACGGCGAGGAGGTCGAGGTCGCCGACGAGCTGCTGCTGCCCGCGGGCCGCCACGTCATCGAGCTCCACGTCGCGGATCGCCGCGTCGTCCGGGAGACGCTCGATCTGCGCGCGGGCACGTACCAGACGCTGACCCCGGAGCTCGCGTGGGCCGATCTCGAGCAGCGCCTCCAGCGCCAGCGCGTCGCGGAGCGCAACGCGTGGATCGTCGCGCTCAGCGGCGGCGGTCTCCTGCTCGCGTCCGCCGTGATCACGGGCGCGCTGCTCGGCAGTCGGGCCGAGTACATCGAGCAGACCGAGGGCTGCGAGTCGTCGTGCGGGATCAGCGACTACGCGACCTGGCACCAGCGCGAGGGCGGCTGGTGGGCCGTCGTGGGCGTCGGCGGTGTCGCGGGCGCGGTCGTGTCGCTCGTCGGCGGCGGGCTGCTGCTCGGTGCGGGCAACCAGCGGCAGGTCATGGAGAGCGCGACGATGCGCGCCTCGCTCGGCGTCGGGTCGGTGCAGATCGAGGGGACGTTCTGA
- a CDS encoding MFS transporter, whose amino-acid sequence MESTRRERFVWCLFDFANSAFPTIAITAFGAPYFEAVLVGDRGLALGALHLSGTSAWAIAVALSMAVVVVTSPVMGAIADRGRKRTLLAIYVAVCALATAALGLVPPGSGLLAIGIFVVANVTFEGAYVFYNAFLTELVPSERVGRLSGYGWALGYVGGLGALFVVRPLLPSDYHAAEAARGARVFFVVAGWYALFSLPTLLVLRDRAVPAPITRALIRDALAQVRSTLTRARAHRVIAIFLVAYLLYTDALDTTIHFTGIYTRRVLGFTPDDNVRLFLVLNVIAAPGAMVLGVLADRAGAKRAIQVALVIWCAVIVLAVRAWDAASFWPAAILAAIAIGATQSASRAMMARLAPPGKTGEFMGFLALSGRASAIFGPLIYGAASSAFADPTDPGRGDRIALMIVGALFPLAMLVLRGVHEPRPA is encoded by the coding sequence GTGGAGAGCACGCGCCGAGAGCGCTTCGTGTGGTGCCTGTTCGACTTCGCGAACAGCGCGTTCCCGACGATCGCGATCACCGCGTTCGGCGCGCCCTACTTCGAGGCGGTGCTCGTCGGTGACCGCGGCCTCGCGCTCGGCGCGCTCCACCTGAGCGGCACGTCGGCGTGGGCGATCGCGGTCGCGCTCTCGATGGCGGTCGTGGTCGTGACCTCGCCGGTGATGGGCGCGATCGCCGATCGCGGTCGCAAGCGGACGCTGCTCGCGATCTACGTCGCGGTGTGTGCGCTCGCGACCGCCGCGCTCGGGCTGGTGCCGCCGGGATCGGGGCTGCTCGCGATCGGGATCTTCGTGGTCGCGAACGTGACGTTCGAGGGCGCGTACGTGTTCTACAACGCGTTCCTCACCGAGCTCGTGCCGAGCGAGCGCGTGGGGCGTCTCTCGGGCTACGGGTGGGCGCTCGGGTACGTCGGCGGGCTCGGCGCGCTCTTCGTCGTGAGGCCGCTGCTGCCGAGCGACTACCACGCCGCCGAAGCAGCGCGCGGCGCGCGGGTGTTCTTCGTCGTCGCGGGTTGGTACGCGCTCTTCTCGCTCCCGACGCTGCTCGTGCTGCGCGATCGCGCCGTGCCCGCGCCGATCACCCGCGCGCTGATCCGCGACGCGCTCGCGCAGGTGCGCTCGACGCTGACGCGTGCTCGCGCGCACCGCGTCATCGCGATCTTCCTCGTCGCCTATCTGCTCTACACCGACGCGCTCGACACCACGATCCACTTCACCGGCATCTACACGCGGCGCGTGCTCGGCTTCACGCCCGACGACAACGTGCGGCTCTTCCTCGTGCTCAACGTGATCGCGGCGCCGGGCGCGATGGTGCTCGGGGTGCTCGCGGATCGCGCCGGCGCGAAGCGCGCGATCCAGGTCGCGCTCGTGATCTGGTGCGCGGTGATCGTGCTCGCGGTGCGGGCGTGGGACGCGGCGAGCTTCTGGCCCGCGGCGATCCTCGCGGCGATCGCGATCGGCGCGACGCAGTCCGCGAGCCGCGCGATGATGGCCCGCCTCGCGCCGCCCGGAAAGACGGGCGAATTCATGGGGTTCCTCGCGCTCTCGGGGCGGGCCTCGGCGATCTTCGGCCCGCTGATCTACGGCGCGGCGTCGAGCGCGTTCGCCGATCCCACCGACCCCGGGCGCGGTGATCGCATCGCGCTGATGATCGTCGGCGCGCTCTTCCCGCTCGCGATGCTCGTGCTGCGCGGCGTGCACGAGCCGCGACCCGCGTGA
- a CDS encoding flavin monoamine oxidase family protein has product MFQSVFRLTCILLLGVGVASCVAAPEEEDALDTNAEELVWPRRSLRIAVVGAGPSGLTAAQTLRDLGYRNVTVFEREDRVGGKVHSLRAGGRVTELGAVFASPDYHHVLGLADRYGIPYEEYQTDRGILDQDVVHSAESFLASRYSQLELIGALVAYAGVQARFAQLNLSGFAYLPDELDLPFDEFAARNGITPIAELVRSVMVGFGYSYYEDAPAMYFLKLIPWLVKLGGERGLQQAPYYTFPTGYQSIWEAVASELDVRLNSEVTSITRRSSRRGAPIEITINGTRRYEFDEVIVSVALNRVGDFMPLTDEEDELFSQVESERYFFSAFTAQDLPRESVLFFHDHAFPDTIDHVNVWASRDQSPLMVAYQIADWSSSYADITATLAADVASRGGRFGALQLRQEWDYFPHVSTEALRGGFYERVESLQGENHTYYVGSTLSFETVEHSARYARDLVIRHFPPAFL; this is encoded by the coding sequence GTGTTCCAATCCGTCTTTCGTCTGACTTGCATCCTGCTGCTCGGGGTCGGCGTCGCGAGCTGCGTCGCCGCGCCCGAGGAGGAAGACGCGCTCGACACGAACGCGGAAGAGCTCGTCTGGCCACGGCGATCGCTCCGCATCGCGGTGGTCGGCGCCGGTCCCTCGGGCCTCACCGCGGCGCAGACGCTGCGCGATCTCGGGTACCGCAACGTGACGGTGTTCGAGCGCGAGGATCGCGTCGGCGGCAAGGTGCACTCGCTGCGCGCCGGCGGCCGTGTGACCGAGCTCGGCGCGGTGTTCGCGTCGCCCGACTACCACCACGTGCTCGGCCTCGCGGACCGCTACGGCATTCCGTACGAGGAGTACCAGACCGACCGCGGCATCCTCGACCAGGACGTGGTGCACAGCGCGGAGTCGTTCCTCGCGAGCCGCTACTCGCAGCTCGAGCTGATCGGCGCGCTCGTCGCGTACGCCGGCGTCCAGGCGCGCTTCGCGCAGCTCAACCTGAGCGGCTTCGCGTACCTGCCCGACGAGCTCGATCTGCCGTTCGACGAGTTCGCGGCGCGCAACGGCATCACGCCGATCGCCGAGCTCGTGCGCAGCGTGATGGTGGGCTTCGGGTACTCGTACTACGAGGACGCGCCGGCGATGTACTTCCTCAAGCTCATCCCGTGGCTCGTGAAGCTCGGCGGCGAGCGCGGCCTGCAGCAGGCGCCGTACTACACGTTCCCCACCGGCTATCAGTCGATCTGGGAAGCGGTCGCGAGCGAGCTCGACGTGCGGCTGAATTCCGAGGTGACGTCGATCACCCGTCGCTCGTCCCGCCGCGGCGCGCCGATCGAGATCACGATCAACGGCACGCGCCGCTACGAGTTCGACGAGGTGATCGTCTCGGTCGCGCTCAACCGTGTCGGCGACTTCATGCCGCTCACCGACGAAGAGGACGAGCTCTTCTCGCAGGTCGAGAGCGAGCGCTACTTCTTCAGCGCGTTCACCGCGCAGGATCTGCCGCGCGAGAGCGTGCTCTTCTTCCACGACCACGCGTTCCCCGACACGATCGATCACGTGAACGTGTGGGCGAGCCGCGATCAGTCGCCGCTGATGGTCGCGTACCAGATCGCCGACTGGAGCTCGTCGTACGCCGACATCACCGCGACGCTCGCCGCGGACGTCGCGTCGCGCGGCGGGCGCTTCGGCGCGCTGCAGCTGCGTCAGGAGTGGGACTACTTCCCGCACGTGAGCACCGAGGCGCTGCGCGGCGGGTTCTACGAGCGCGTCGAGTCGCTGCAGGGCGAGAACCACACGTACTACGTGGGCAGCACGCTCAGCTTCGAGACGGTCGAGCACTCCGCGCGCTACGCGCGCGATCTCGTGATCCGTCACTTCCCGCCCGCGTTCCTGTAA
- a CDS encoding serine hydrolase domain-containing protein has translation MHRLLAPGLALVLLACAGSPAPAPHTDRSLSARVDAVIDRAIEEERIVGAVVLVAVDGQVVHRRAAGLLDREAGTPMREDAIFRLASVSKPIVTAAALALVDAGTIGLDDPITRFLPELTFRDAEGRPSVITIRQLLNHTSGLGYGFFEPEDGPYHRAGVSDGLDQPGLSFEENARRLASVALLAEPGAAFGYSLSIDVLGEIVARAGGGALPEVVARLVTNPLAMRDTGFVVSDVDRLAVAYADGTPRPVRMEDGHVVPFGASGVRYAPSRALSSRSYPSGGAGMVGTAEDVLRVLEMIRRGGGAILRAETAQAMMRDQLGSADHAALGPGMGFGFGGAVVLDPALAGSAAHAATFRWGGAYGHSWFVDPEARITVVALTNTALEGMSGRFPGELERAVYGR, from the coding sequence ATGCATCGTCTGCTCGCCCCAGGGCTCGCGCTCGTCCTCCTCGCGTGCGCTGGCTCTCCCGCGCCCGCGCCACACACCGATCGCTCGCTCTCCGCGCGCGTCGATGCCGTGATCGATCGCGCGATCGAAGAGGAGCGGATCGTGGGCGCGGTCGTCCTCGTCGCGGTGGACGGCCAGGTCGTGCATCGGCGTGCGGCGGGGCTGCTCGATCGCGAGGCCGGAACGCCGATGCGCGAGGACGCGATCTTCCGGCTCGCGTCGGTCAGCAAACCGATCGTGACCGCGGCCGCGCTCGCGCTCGTCGATGCGGGCACGATCGGGCTCGACGATCCGATCACCCGCTTCCTGCCGGAGCTCACGTTCCGCGACGCCGAGGGGCGCCCGTCCGTGATCACGATCCGCCAGCTGCTCAACCACACGAGCGGGCTCGGATACGGGTTCTTCGAGCCCGAAGACGGTCCCTATCACCGCGCCGGCGTGTCCGACGGTCTCGATCAGCCGGGGCTCTCGTTCGAGGAGAACGCGCGGCGCCTCGCGTCGGTCGCGCTCCTCGCCGAGCCCGGCGCGGCGTTCGGGTACTCGCTCTCGATCGACGTGCTCGGCGAGATCGTCGCGCGCGCCGGAGGAGGCGCGCTGCCCGAGGTCGTCGCGCGGCTCGTCACGAATCCGCTCGCGATGCGCGACACCGGGTTCGTGGTGAGCGACGTCGATCGCCTCGCGGTCGCGTACGCGGACGGGACGCCCCGGCCGGTGCGGATGGAGGACGGTCACGTCGTGCCGTTCGGCGCGAGCGGTGTGCGCTACGCGCCGTCGCGCGCGCTCTCCTCGCGCTCGTACCCGTCGGGCGGCGCGGGGATGGTCGGGACCGCGGAGGACGTGCTGCGCGTGCTCGAGATGATCCGAAGGGGTGGCGGCGCGATCCTGCGGGCCGAGACGGCGCAGGCGATGATGCGCGATCAGCTCGGGAGCGCCGATCACGCGGCGCTCGGCCCCGGCATGGGGTTCGGGTTCGGCGGCGCGGTCGTGCTCGATCCCGCCCTGGCGGGGAGCGCCGCGCACGCGGCGACGTTCCGATGGGGCGGCGCCTACGGCCACTCGTGGTTCGTGGATCCCGAGGCGCGCATCACGGTGGTCGCGCTGACGAACACCGCGCTCGAAGGGATGAGCGGGCGCTTCCCCGGCGAGCTCGAGCGCGCGGTGTACGGGCGCTGA
- a CDS encoding Hsp70 family protein gives MTVDRGAWYTSRPVASHEPRYIVGIDLGTTHTVVAYGPADASAPPRIFAIDQLIAPGEIEARPLLHSLRYHPAPGEISDDDLALPWGETPAIPGSEGRYVVGELARELGAKVPGRLVASAKSWLSHPSVDRTAPILPWGAAEDVPKVSAVVASASYLAHVKAAWDHHHPREPLDEQEVVLTIPASFDEGGRALTLEAARLAGLPRVRLLEEPQAAFYDWLARRGVDAAEAAGATKLAMVVDVGGGTTDLTLIRVEIRDSGPRLTRIAVGDHLMLGGDNMDLALAHDVEARLGTGGGGKLGAGRFTQLLVQCRTAKERLLGSTPPESVRVTVLGSGSKLVGGATSAEITRADVDARLVEGFFPLVGLDARPQKRAGAIVEFGLPYVADPAVTRHVAGFLARHEELAREALGPDGPAVPDAVLLNGGVFRGGPLAARMIGQLESWRGAKVRVLENDDPELAVARGAVAYGLARRGVGLRIGGGSARSYFLLLPPVSEDAPRRGLCLLPRGAEEGEEVTLEERTFSLKLGQPVRFLLASSTGQAAYVRAGEIVDVDDELFRDLPPLAAVLDDERTSATSSGQLRAPSIVPGGSTAPAAPREEHVKLAAGLTEIGTLELSCLQLQESAEAKPSRRWKLELQLRGGSDETLSAQRITQLHPRFKEARAKIEAVYGKSEAGLEGKPQKTLRTDLEKILGPRAQWSTPLLRELWGALFAGTKRRRRSADHERVWFNLIGFCLRPGFGYPLDDWRVRQLWTVFDQGVQFAPEAQNWSEWWTLWRRVAGGLDQPMQQKVLSSIEWYLHPPTPRPRPRPAGPKALGYDDMVRLAASLERIAPSDKARIGDWLIERLTQHGENVASWWAVGRIGARVPFSGSAHHVVARAKAEDWLAQVMKLDWRKVEPAAFAAAQLARRTGDRERDLDAQLAAQVAAKLRTTSAPESWVRMVSEVAELEAAEEQRIFGESLPPGLRLIS, from the coding sequence ATGACGGTGGATCGGGGCGCATGGTACACATCGCGCCCAGTGGCCTCGCACGAGCCTCGTTACATCGTCGGCATCGACCTCGGCACCACGCACACCGTCGTCGCGTACGGGCCCGCGGACGCGAGCGCGCCGCCGAGGATCTTCGCGATCGATCAGCTGATCGCGCCGGGCGAGATCGAGGCGCGCCCGCTGCTGCACTCGCTGCGGTATCACCCCGCGCCGGGCGAGATCTCGGACGACGATCTCGCGCTCCCGTGGGGCGAGACCCCGGCGATCCCGGGCAGTGAAGGGCGCTACGTCGTCGGCGAGCTCGCGCGCGAGCTCGGCGCGAAGGTGCCGGGCCGTCTCGTCGCGAGCGCGAAGAGCTGGCTCTCGCACCCCAGCGTCGATCGCACCGCGCCGATCCTCCCGTGGGGCGCGGCCGAGGACGTGCCGAAGGTGAGCGCGGTCGTCGCCTCGGCGAGCTATCTCGCGCACGTGAAGGCCGCGTGGGATCACCACCACCCGCGCGAGCCGCTCGACGAGCAGGAGGTCGTGCTCACGATCCCCGCGTCGTTCGACGAAGGCGGGCGCGCGCTCACGCTCGAGGCCGCGCGCCTCGCGGGGCTGCCGCGCGTGCGCTTGCTCGAGGAGCCGCAGGCCGCGTTCTACGACTGGCTCGCGCGGCGCGGCGTCGACGCCGCGGAGGCGGCGGGCGCGACCAAGCTCGCGATGGTCGTCGACGTCGGCGGCGGCACCACCGACCTCACGCTGATCCGCGTCGAGATCCGCGACAGCGGGCCGCGCCTCACGCGCATCGCGGTGGGCGACCACCTGATGCTCGGCGGCGACAACATGGACCTCGCGCTCGCGCATGACGTCGAGGCGCGCCTCGGGACCGGCGGCGGAGGAAAGCTCGGCGCGGGCCGCTTCACGCAGCTGCTCGTGCAGTGCCGCACCGCGAAGGAGCGCTTGCTCGGATCGACCCCGCCCGAGAGCGTGCGCGTGACCGTGCTCGGCTCGGGATCGAAGCTGGTCGGCGGCGCGACGAGCGCCGAGATCACGCGCGCCGACGTCGACGCGCGCCTGGTCGAGGGCTTCTTCCCGCTGGTCGGGCTCGACGCGCGCCCGCAGAAGCGCGCGGGCGCGATCGTCGAGTTCGGTCTGCCCTACGTCGCCGATCCTGCGGTGACGCGGCACGTCGCGGGGTTCCTCGCGCGGCACGAAGAGCTCGCGCGCGAGGCGCTCGGTCCCGACGGGCCCGCCGTGCCCGACGCGGTGCTGCTCAACGGCGGCGTGTTCCGTGGCGGCCCGCTCGCGGCGCGCATGATCGGACAGCTCGAGTCGTGGCGTGGCGCGAAGGTGCGCGTGCTCGAGAACGACGACCCCGAGCTCGCGGTCGCGCGCGGCGCGGTGGCGTACGGGCTCGCGCGGCGCGGCGTCGGGCTGCGCATCGGTGGCGGCTCGGCGCGCAGCTACTTCCTGCTGCTCCCGCCGGTGAGCGAAGACGCGCCGCGACGTGGTCTCTGCCTCCTCCCGCGCGGCGCCGAAGAGGGCGAGGAGGTCACGCTCGAGGAGCGCACGTTCTCGCTCAAGCTCGGTCAGCCGGTGCGCTTCCTCCTCGCGTCGAGCACCGGACAGGCCGCGTACGTGCGCGCGGGCGAGATCGTCGACGTCGACGACGAGCTCTTCCGCGATCTTCCTCCGCTCGCCGCGGTGCTCGACGACGAGCGCACCAGCGCGACGTCCTCGGGCCAGCTGCGCGCGCCCTCGATCGTGCCCGGGGGCAGCACTGCGCCTGCCGCGCCCCGTGAAGAGCACGTGAAGCTCGCGGCCGGGCTCACCGAGATCGGCACGCTCGAGCTCTCGTGCCTGCAGCTCCAGGAGTCGGCCGAGGCGAAGCCGTCGCGACGCTGGAAGCTCGAGCTGCAGCTCCGCGGCGGCAGTGACGAGACGCTCTCCGCGCAGCGCATCACCCAGCTGCACCCGCGTTTCAAGGAAGCGCGCGCGAAGATCGAGGCGGTCTACGGCAAGAGCGAGGCGGGCCTCGAGGGCAAGCCGCAGAAGACGCTGCGCACCGACCTCGAGAAGATCCTCGGACCGCGCGCGCAGTGGAGCACGCCGCTGCTGCGCGAGCTGTGGGGCGCGCTCTTCGCGGGGACCAAGCGGCGCCGGCGCAGCGCCGATCACGAGCGCGTGTGGTTCAACCTGATCGGCTTCTGCCTGCGCCCGGGGTTCGGCTATCCGCTCGACGACTGGCGCGTGCGTCAGCTGTGGACGGTGTTCGATCAAGGCGTGCAGTTCGCGCCCGAGGCGCAGAACTGGAGCGAGTGGTGGACGCTCTGGCGCCGCGTCGCAGGCGGGCTCGATCAGCCGATGCAGCAGAAGGTGCTCTCGTCGATCGAGTGGTACCTCCACCCTCCGACGCCGCGCCCTCGTCCGCGCCCCGCGGGCCCCAAGGCGCTCGGCTACGACGACATGGTGCGGCTCGCGGCATCGCTCGAGCGCATCGCGCCGAGCGACAAGGCGCGCATCGGTGACTGGCTCATCGAGCGGCTCACCCAGCACGGCGAGAACGTCGCGTCGTGGTGGGCCGTCGGTCGCATCGGCGCGCGCGTGCCGTTCTCGGGCAGCGCGCACCACGTCGTCGCGCGCGCGAAGGCCGAGGACTGGCTCGCGCAGGTGATGAAGCTCGACTGGCGCAAGGTGGAGCCCGCGGCGTTCGCCGCGGCGCAGCTCGCGCGGCGCACCGGAGACCGCGAGCGCGACCTCGACGCGCAGCTCGCGGCACAGGTCGCGGCGAAGCTGCGCACCACGAGCGCGCCCGAGTCGTGGGTGCGCATGGTCAGCGAGGTCGCGGAGCTCGAGGCGGCCGAGGAGCAGCGCATCTTCGGCGAGTCGCTGCCGCCCGGCCTGCGCCTCATCTCGTGA
- a CDS encoding fibrinogen-like YCDxxxxGGGW domain-containing protein has product MARCVVALALWVVLAACDDDPSMLIVVVESDLGIPEPLDDVRAVVNGEGEHTFELTTEDPIDRVRVPFSFVVEPRGGDAARTVHLVVEGRRADGTVLVSREARTSFVPRSVRLLRVALSTRCLDVECPDGRTCIAGVCDPSSVDPSTLDEVTPGAEIPDAALDDGGAHDAGSTDAGTIDAGSTDAGSTDAGSTDGGTIDGGGRDGGTFPVACAALPAGSASGVYTIDPDGTGPIPAFEAYCDGGWTLLAKVTPEGDLEFEHAAWTSSAPMVMGTNDLAYADALTSAYWYLPVDTLRIALARTSGTTQWAVTALDGTSAAPLRDIVHAGTATFSTSAASLRTMLDVDATVPSVCDSGASAALRTFQVRLGVVAGRTSSCEQLHAWFGIGATRAMGCDTSESTIVAGSALLCGAPGQRGEDPRVGIVMGR; this is encoded by the coding sequence ATGGCGCGTTGCGTCGTGGCCTTGGCGCTCTGGGTCGTCCTCGCGGCGTGCGACGACGATCCATCGATGTTGATCGTCGTCGTCGAGAGCGACCTCGGGATCCCCGAGCCGCTCGACGACGTGCGCGCGGTCGTGAACGGCGAGGGCGAGCACACGTTCGAGCTGACGACGGAGGACCCGATCGATCGGGTGCGCGTGCCGTTCTCGTTCGTGGTGGAGCCGCGCGGAGGCGACGCCGCGCGCACGGTGCACCTCGTGGTGGAGGGCCGGCGCGCCGACGGAACGGTGCTCGTCTCGCGCGAGGCGCGGACGTCGTTCGTGCCCCGCAGCGTGCGGCTGCTGCGCGTCGCGCTCTCGACGCGCTGCCTCGACGTCGAGTGCCCCGACGGGCGCACCTGCATCGCGGGCGTGTGCGATCCGAGCAGCGTCGATCCGAGCACGTTGGACGAGGTGACGCCTGGCGCCGAGATCCCCGACGCCGCGCTGGACGATGGCGGCGCGCACGACGCGGGCAGCACCGACGCGGGCACGATCGACGCGGGCAGCACCGACGCGGGCAGCACCGACGCCGGCAGCACCGACGGCGGCACGATCGATGGAGGCGGTCGCGACGGCGGCACGTTCCCCGTCGCGTGCGCTGCGCTCCCCGCGGGCAGCGCGAGCGGCGTGTACACCATCGACCCCGACGGCACCGGGCCGATCCCGGCCTTCGAGGCGTACTGCGACGGCGGCTGGACGCTGCTCGCGAAGGTCACGCCCGAGGGCGATCTCGAATTCGAGCACGCCGCGTGGACGAGCTCTGCACCGATGGTGATGGGCACGAACGATCTCGCCTACGCCGACGCGCTCACGAGCGCGTACTGGTACCTCCCGGTCGACACGCTGCGCATCGCGCTCGCGCGCACGAGCGGCACGACGCAGTGGGCGGTCACGGCCCTCGACGGGACCAGCGCCGCGCCGCTGCGCGACATCGTCCACGCCGGCACCGCGACGTTCAGCACGTCGGCGGCGTCGCTGCGCACGATGCTCGACGTCGACGCGACGGTGCCCAGCGTGTGCGACAGCGGCGCGAGCGCGGCCCTCCGCACGTTCCAGGTGCGCCTCGGCGTCGTCGCGGGCCGCACGTCGTCGTGCGAGCAGCTCCACGCGTGGTTCGGCATCGGCGCGACGCGCGCGATGGGCTGCGACACCTCGGAGTCCACCATCGTCGCCGGAAGCGCGCTCCTCTGCGGCGCGCCCGGACAGCGCGGCGAGGACCCGCGCGTCGGCATCGTGATGGGCAGGTGA
- a CDS encoding TetR/AcrR family transcriptional regulator: MARPRDFDVDAALDVAVRLFWERGYASTSVRQLCDAMGVQPGSFYAAFTSKEACFHRAIERYLASQGLPAAPSHDAIRAWLRAITAPSRRGKGCLLVTSAVEHPLLDPQGQELVAGRLRAMEDFFALCLHERGERAKDDAALLAAAVTSIHVMMRSGASSARVKRVAQRALEATGLRDDDDS, from the coding sequence GTGGCCAGACCGCGAGACTTCGACGTCGACGCCGCGCTCGACGTCGCCGTGCGCCTCTTCTGGGAGCGCGGCTACGCATCGACGTCGGTGCGCCAGCTCTGCGACGCGATGGGCGTGCAGCCGGGCAGCTTCTACGCCGCGTTCACGAGCAAGGAAGCGTGCTTCCACCGCGCGATCGAGCGCTATCTCGCGTCCCAGGGCCTGCCCGCCGCGCCGAGCCACGACGCGATCCGCGCATGGCTGCGTGCGATCACCGCGCCGTCGCGGCGCGGCAAGGGATGTCTGCTGGTGACCAGCGCGGTCGAGCACCCGCTGCTCGATCCGCAGGGACAGGAGCTCGTCGCCGGTCGCCTCCGCGCGATGGAGGACTTCTTCGCGCTCTGCCTGCACGAGCGCGGCGAGCGCGCGAAGGACGATGCGGCGCTGCTCGCGGCGGCGGTCACGTCGATCCACGTGATGATGCGCAGCGGCGCGTCGAGCGCGCGCGTGAAGCGCGTCGCGCAGCGCGCGCTGGAGGCCACCGGCCTGCGCGACGACGACGATTCTTGA